Proteins from a genomic interval of Nocardioidaceae bacterium:
- the nucS gene encoding endonuclease NucS encodes MRLLVARCQVDYAGRLSAHLPMATRVVMVKGDGSVLVHSDGGSYKPLNWMSPPCTLREALDDDGRAVWTVAAAKSDDTLRITIEEVLHDSSHDLGVDPGLQKDGVEKHLQELLAEHPATLSTGLTLVRREFPTAIGPVDLMCRDGVGGSVAVEIKRRGDIDGVEQLTRYLELLNRDPLLTAKGPVRGIFAAQEIRPQARVLAEDRGITCAVVDYDALRGVDDPSSRLF; translated from the coding sequence GTGAGACTCCTCGTCGCCCGCTGCCAGGTCGACTACGCCGGTCGGCTCAGCGCCCACCTCCCCATGGCCACGCGGGTGGTGATGGTCAAGGGCGACGGCTCCGTGCTGGTCCACTCCGACGGCGGCTCCTACAAGCCGCTGAACTGGATGAGTCCTCCATGCACCCTGCGTGAGGCCCTTGACGACGACGGTCGCGCGGTGTGGACGGTCGCCGCGGCCAAGAGCGACGACACCCTCCGCATCACCATCGAGGAGGTGCTGCACGACTCCAGCCACGACCTCGGCGTCGACCCGGGGTTGCAGAAGGACGGCGTCGAGAAGCACCTCCAGGAGCTGCTGGCCGAGCACCCCGCCACCCTGTCGACCGGCCTGACGCTCGTACGCCGGGAGTTCCCGACCGCCATCGGACCGGTCGACCTGATGTGCCGTGACGGGGTGGGCGGCTCGGTCGCGGTCGAGATCAAGCGTCGGGGTGACATCGACGGCGTCGAGCAGCTCACGCGCTACCTCGAGCTGCTCAACCGCGACCCGCTCCTCACCGCGAAGGGGCCCGTGCGCGGCATCTTCGCCGCCCAGGAGATCAGGCCCCAGGCCCGGGTGCTGGCCGAGGACCGCGGCATCACCTGTGCCGTGGTCGACTACGACGCGCTGCGCGGCGTCGACGACCCCTCGTCCAGGCTCTTCTGA
- a CDS encoding PAS domain S-box protein, producing the protein MTVHEAGPERLPRAPVSPVAPVRASSPEFAWVEWLPDAILVLDPGGRVLADNGCARDLFGQAPLLGAGVEELLPGWRRRTTPARDGARPYATMARRAGGELARVDVSEKSLEGVDAGVVLLVVRPSTSTSGLELFRNLVEVDPDAKILVDETGAIALVNARTEKMFGFLRDELLGLPVAAILPGEVTGAEALGDDAGSVREITARRRDGSAFPAEVSLASVRTDSGRAVLAAIRDVSDKWFAQHRFQQLVEHAPDAKVIVDEDGTIALVNAQTEHVFGYDRTQVVGRPVELLLPDAVGSYLRELREDPDRAAGRHTIVSGDADWVGRRADGTDFPVEVSLSLLQTEDGLLVSAAVRDLTERRMAERRFRDLLESAPDGKVIADEDGLIVLVNQRTEELFGWTREEMIGSPIEMLLPFELRERHRAHRAGFRHAERPLQMGAGNDLRALRKDGSYFPVEITLAPLQTEDGVLVSAAVRDISERVALQAESERMKSEFFATLSHELRTPLTSIIGYGEMLEDMDDDSMSPVARRFLEVISRSAARELRLVDDLLTLVAIEDSSFDVNPTRSSLVAVVRQAVAEAAPAAHEAGQEIRLIGLDDELAEGLFVELDEQRLTMALAHLTQNVVKHCPRGTRLDVSVHATEDSVVLELSDDGPGIGDGELSHVFERLFRGADAVRDERQGAGLGLPIAKAIVEGHGGRLVGESAPGRGTTFRVILPKQRSTSPRQLSGVDA; encoded by the coding sequence ATGACGGTTCACGAGGCGGGGCCGGAACGGCTTCCGCGGGCGCCGGTGTCCCCGGTCGCGCCCGTACGCGCCTCGTCGCCGGAGTTCGCGTGGGTCGAGTGGCTCCCTGACGCCATCCTGGTGCTGGACCCCGGGGGCCGCGTCCTCGCCGACAACGGCTGCGCGCGCGACCTCTTCGGGCAGGCCCCGCTGCTCGGCGCCGGCGTCGAGGAGCTGCTGCCGGGGTGGCGCCGCCGCACGACACCGGCCCGCGACGGAGCGCGGCCGTACGCCACGATGGCGCGCCGCGCGGGCGGTGAGCTGGCGCGTGTCGACGTGTCGGAGAAGTCGTTGGAGGGCGTGGACGCCGGGGTCGTGCTGCTCGTCGTGCGCCCCTCGACCTCCACCAGCGGGCTCGAGCTGTTCCGCAACCTCGTCGAGGTCGACCCGGACGCCAAGATCCTGGTCGACGAGACCGGTGCCATCGCGCTGGTGAACGCACGCACCGAGAAGATGTTCGGTTTCCTGCGTGATGAGCTGCTCGGACTGCCGGTCGCCGCCATCCTGCCCGGCGAGGTCACCGGTGCCGAGGCGCTCGGCGACGATGCGGGCTCGGTGCGTGAGATCACCGCCCGTCGACGGGACGGCAGCGCGTTCCCCGCCGAGGTGTCCCTGGCCTCGGTGCGGACGGATTCCGGCCGCGCCGTGCTGGCCGCCATCCGCGACGTCAGCGACAAGTGGTTCGCCCAGCACCGCTTCCAGCAGCTCGTCGAGCACGCGCCGGACGCGAAGGTCATCGTCGACGAGGACGGGACGATCGCCCTCGTCAACGCCCAGACCGAGCACGTGTTCGGCTACGACCGGACCCAGGTGGTCGGTCGACCGGTCGAGCTGCTCCTGCCCGACGCGGTCGGCAGCTACCTGCGCGAGCTCCGTGAGGACCCGGACCGCGCCGCCGGACGACACACGATCGTGTCCGGCGACGCGGACTGGGTGGGCCGTCGCGCCGACGGCACCGACTTCCCGGTCGAGGTGTCGTTGAGCCTGCTGCAGACCGAGGACGGCCTGCTGGTCTCGGCGGCGGTGCGGGACCTCACCGAGCGCAGGATGGCCGAACGACGGTTCCGTGACCTGCTGGAGTCGGCGCCTGACGGCAAGGTGATCGCCGACGAGGACGGCCTGATCGTGCTGGTGAACCAGCGCACCGAGGAGCTGTTCGGCTGGACGCGCGAGGAGATGATCGGCTCCCCGATCGAGATGCTCCTGCCCTTCGAGCTGCGCGAGCGTCACCGCGCGCACCGTGCCGGCTTCCGGCACGCGGAGCGCCCCCTGCAGATGGGGGCGGGCAACGACCTGCGAGCCCTGCGCAAGGACGGGTCGTACTTCCCGGTCGAGATCACGCTGGCCCCCCTGCAGACCGAGGACGGGGTGCTGGTCTCCGCGGCGGTGCGCGACATCTCCGAGCGGGTGGCCCTGCAGGCGGAGTCCGAGCGCATGAAGTCGGAGTTCTTCGCGACCTTGTCGCACGAGCTGCGTACGCCCCTGACCTCGATCATCGGCTACGGCGAGATGCTCGAGGACATGGACGACGACAGCATGAGTCCGGTCGCACGCCGTTTCCTCGAGGTGATCTCGCGCAGCGCGGCACGCGAGCTGCGCCTGGTCGACGACCTGCTGACGCTGGTGGCGATCGAGGACTCGAGCTTCGACGTCAACCCCACGCGTTCGTCGCTGGTGGCCGTCGTCCGGCAGGCCGTCGCCGAGGCCGCGCCGGCCGCGCACGAGGCCGGTCAGGAGATCCGGCTCATCGGCCTCGACGACGAGCTCGCGGAGGGTCTGTTCGTCGAGCTGGACGAGCAGCGCCTCACGATGGCTCTGGCACACCTCACGCAGAACGTGGTCAAGCACTGCCCGCGCGGCACGCGTCTCGACGTCAGCGTCCACGCCACCGAGGACTCGGTGGTGCTCGAGCTGAGCGACGACGGACCGGGCATCGGGGACGGAGAGCTGTCGCACGTCTTCGAGCGTCTGTTCCGCGGGGCGGACGCCGTCCGCGACGAGCGGCAGGGCGCCGGACTCGGTCTGCCGATCGCGAAGGCGATCGTCGAGGGTCACGGCGGGAGGCTGGTCGGAGAGTCCGCACCCGGTCGCGGCACCACCTTCCGGGTGATCCTCCCGAAGCAGCGCTCGACCTCGCCCCGGCAACTCTCAGGCGTCGACGCCTAG
- a CDS encoding cob(I)yrinic acid a,c-diamide adenosyltransferase, producing the protein MVNLTRIYTRTGDGGTTRLGDMSETRKTDPRLVAYADVDELNSQLGVVRSCTDLAPEVDDLLQRLQNELFDLGADLCTPVVEDPEFPPLRIEQVYVDRLEEHCDTFNADLQPLRSFILPGGTPAAAQLHVARTVCRRAERAAWAAWDEHAESMNPLATRYLNRLSDLLFILARHANLAQGDVLWQPGGER; encoded by the coding sequence ATGGTCAACCTGACGCGGATCTACACCCGGACGGGTGACGGCGGCACGACCCGGCTGGGCGACATGTCGGAGACTCGCAAGACCGACCCGCGCCTGGTGGCGTACGCGGACGTCGACGAGCTCAACAGCCAGCTCGGCGTCGTGCGGTCGTGCACCGATCTCGCACCGGAGGTCGACGACCTGCTGCAGCGTCTGCAGAACGAGCTGTTCGACCTCGGCGCCGACCTGTGCACCCCGGTCGTGGAGGACCCGGAGTTCCCTCCGCTGCGCATCGAGCAGGTCTACGTGGACCGGCTCGAGGAGCACTGCGACACCTTCAACGCCGACCTGCAGCCGCTACGGTCCTTCATCCTGCCGGGCGGCACTCCTGCCGCGGCGCAGCTGCACGTGGCGCGCACGGTCTGCCGTCGCGCCGAGCGGGCGGCCTGGGCCGCCTGGGACGAGCACGCGGAGTCGATGAATCCGCTCGCGACCCGCTATCTCAACCGTCTCTCCGACCTGCTGTTCATCCTCGCCAGGCACGCGAACCTCGCGCAGGGCGACGTGCTGTGGCAGCCCGGCGGGGAGCGCTGA
- a CDS encoding protein meaA, protein MSESEQHPAGAGDEPKPKSRPWVMRTYAGHSSATESNKLYRTNLSKGQTGLSVAFDLPTQTGYDPDSALARGEVGKVGVPVPHLGEMRRLFEDIPLTDMNTSMTINATAMWLLALYQVAAEEQNPDLSAEEVAAQLAGTTQNDIIKEYLSRGTYVFPPEHSLRLISDMISYTVHQIPKWNPINICSYHLQEAGATPTQELAYALCTAIAVLDEVKASGQVAEEDFAKVVGRISFFVNAGVRFVEEMCKMRAFVELWDEITRERYGVTDEKMRRFRYGVQVNSLGLTEAQPENNVQRIVLEMLGVTLSKTARARAVQLPAWNEALGLPRPWDQQWSLRLQQVLAFESDLLEYEDLFDGSHVVERKVAELVASAREEMDRVQAMGGAIAAVETGYMKQALVSSHARRRARIEAGDDKVVGVNAFTTTEPSPLTADLDGAIQVADPEAERAALAGLAEWKEQRDEHAVTTSLERLASDAKSDANLMAATLAAARAGATTGEWAGTLREVFGEFRAPTGVTGAVGVVEAGNELTAVRTRVSDTGDELGGRLRLLVGKPGLDGHSNGAEQVAVRARDAGFEVVYQGIRLTPEQIVAAAVAEDVHCVGLSILSGSHMELVPAVLEGLRKAGLGDLPVIVGGIIPGSDAARLREQGVAAVFTPKDFGLTEIMGGIVDVIREANGLA, encoded by the coding sequence ATGAGCGAGAGCGAGCAGCACCCCGCCGGCGCCGGAGACGAGCCCAAGCCCAAGTCGCGTCCGTGGGTCATGCGCACCTACGCCGGGCACAGCTCGGCCACGGAGTCGAACAAGCTGTACCGCACGAACCTCTCCAAGGGACAGACCGGCCTCTCGGTCGCCTTCGACCTCCCGACGCAGACGGGCTACGACCCGGACTCCGCGCTGGCGCGGGGGGAGGTCGGCAAGGTCGGCGTCCCCGTGCCGCACCTGGGTGAGATGCGGCGGCTCTTCGAGGACATCCCGCTCACCGACATGAACACGTCGATGACCATCAACGCGACCGCGATGTGGCTGCTCGCGCTCTACCAGGTCGCGGCCGAGGAGCAGAACCCCGACCTGTCCGCCGAGGAGGTGGCCGCGCAGCTGGCGGGCACCACCCAGAACGACATCATCAAGGAGTACCTCTCCCGGGGCACCTACGTCTTCCCGCCCGAGCACTCCCTGCGGCTGATCAGCGACATGATCAGCTACACCGTCCACCAGATCCCGAAGTGGAACCCGATCAACATCTGCAGTTACCACCTGCAGGAGGCGGGCGCGACACCGACGCAGGAGCTGGCGTACGCGCTGTGCACGGCCATCGCGGTCCTCGACGAGGTCAAGGCCTCTGGTCAGGTCGCGGAGGAGGACTTCGCGAAGGTCGTCGGGCGCATCTCCTTCTTCGTCAACGCCGGGGTGCGCTTCGTCGAGGAGATGTGCAAGATGCGCGCCTTCGTCGAGCTCTGGGACGAGATCACGCGCGAGCGCTACGGCGTGACCGATGAGAAGATGCGCCGCTTCCGCTACGGCGTCCAGGTCAACAGCCTGGGGCTGACCGAGGCCCAGCCGGAGAACAACGTGCAGCGCATCGTCCTGGAGATGCTGGGCGTGACGCTGTCGAAGACCGCCCGTGCGCGCGCGGTGCAGCTGCCTGCCTGGAACGAGGCCCTCGGCCTGCCGCGCCCGTGGGACCAGCAGTGGTCGCTGCGGCTGCAGCAGGTGCTGGCCTTCGAGTCCGACCTGTTGGAGTACGAGGACCTCTTCGACGGCTCCCACGTGGTGGAGCGGAAGGTCGCCGAGCTCGTGGCGAGCGCGCGCGAGGAGATGGACCGCGTGCAGGCGATGGGCGGTGCGATCGCGGCGGTGGAGACGGGCTACATGAAGCAGGCGCTCGTGTCCTCCCACGCACGGCGACGCGCACGCATCGAGGCGGGCGACGACAAGGTCGTGGGCGTCAACGCCTTCACCACCACCGAGCCCTCGCCGCTGACCGCCGACCTCGACGGCGCCATCCAGGTCGCCGACCCCGAGGCCGAGCGCGCGGCGCTCGCCGGTCTGGCGGAGTGGAAGGAGCAGCGGGACGAGCACGCTGTGACGACATCGCTGGAGCGGCTGGCCTCGGACGCGAAGTCCGACGCGAACCTCATGGCCGCCACGCTGGCGGCCGCCCGGGCCGGTGCCACGACGGGGGAGTGGGCCGGCACGTTGCGCGAGGTCTTCGGCGAGTTCCGTGCGCCGACCGGGGTCACCGGCGCCGTCGGCGTGGTCGAGGCCGGCAACGAGCTGACCGCGGTGCGTACGCGCGTCTCCGACACCGGTGACGAGCTGGGTGGACGACTGCGCCTGCTGGTCGGGAAACCCGGTCTCGACGGACACTCCAACGGCGCCGAACAGGTCGCGGTGCGGGCGCGCGACGCGGGCTTCGAGGTCGTCTACCAGGGCATCCGGCTGACCCCGGAGCAGATCGTCGCCGCCGCGGTCGCCGAGGACGTGCACTGCGTCGGGCTCTCCATCCTGTCCGGTTCGCACATGGAGCTGGTGCCCGCCGTCCTCGAAGGCCTCCGCAAGGCCGGGCTGGGAGACCTGCCGGTGATCGTCGGCGGGATCATCCCCGGCTCGGACGCGGCACGGCTTCGCGAGCAGGGTGTGGCCGCGGTCTTCACGCCGAAGGATTTCGGGCTCACCGAGATCATGGGTGGCATCGTCGACGTGATCCGCGAAGCGAACGGCCTGGCCTGA
- a CDS encoding STAS domain-containing protein, with product MGNAQATAEDVVRLEGVLDGRHAPAVRAALYETLASVRHGGTCTVDLSAATLVDLTVLRAVAVASRHAERAGVHVVLRGGPAAVRRCVQLSGLGRWLRWDRSDSAA from the coding sequence ATGGGGAACGCACAGGCAACGGCCGAGGACGTCGTGCGCCTCGAAGGGGTGCTCGACGGACGCCATGCGCCGGCGGTGCGCGCGGCGTTGTACGAGACGCTCGCCTCCGTACGCCACGGGGGCACCTGCACCGTGGACCTCTCCGCCGCCACGTTGGTCGACCTGACCGTGCTGCGAGCGGTCGCGGTGGCCTCGCGCCACGCCGAACGTGCCGGCGTGCATGTCGTGCTGCGCGGAGGACCTGCGGCCGTACGCCGGTGCGTCCAGCTGTCCGGGCTCGGTCGCTGGCTGCGCTGGGACCGGTCCGACTCCGCTGCCTGA